A single genomic interval of Streptomyces sp. 1222.5 harbors:
- a CDS encoding ABC transporter ATP-binding protein, with the protein MEAPPDNDVLWARSLHFTHPDGSPGLTGVSLGVREGEILAVSGPRGSGKTTLLRCLSGQVPVRRGEVWFNSAPVHTLGPIARERLRRDRFGWIDPEPVLVPELNVWENAALPLMLRGAGRRRAKVAALEWLERLDVGDRVRNRPHELRHSERQRVAIARALAPAPTVLFADEPTAPLHRADRGHVLRTLTAAARSHGITVVLATHDAETAALADRTVALLDGRSVRTVHLPEAAGTEGRAACSLSV; encoded by the coding sequence ATGGAGGCCCCGCCGGACAACGACGTGCTCTGGGCACGCTCCCTGCACTTCACCCACCCCGACGGCTCCCCCGGACTCACCGGTGTCTCGCTCGGCGTCCGGGAGGGCGAGATCCTCGCCGTCAGCGGCCCGCGCGGCAGCGGCAAGACCACCCTGCTGCGCTGTCTGTCCGGCCAGGTGCCGGTGCGGCGCGGCGAGGTCTGGTTCAACAGCGCGCCCGTGCACACCCTGGGCCCGATCGCCCGGGAGAGGCTGCGCCGGGACCGTTTCGGCTGGATCGACCCCGAACCGGTCCTGGTGCCCGAGCTGAACGTGTGGGAGAACGCCGCGCTCCCGCTGATGCTGCGCGGGGCCGGCCGCCGACGGGCCAAGGTGGCCGCGCTGGAGTGGCTGGAGCGCCTGGACGTCGGCGACCGGGTCCGCAACCGCCCGCACGAGCTGCGGCACTCCGAACGCCAGCGCGTCGCCATCGCCCGCGCCCTCGCCCCCGCCCCCACGGTCCTCTTCGCCGACGAACCGACGGCACCGCTGCACCGCGCCGACCGCGGCCACGTCCTGCGCACCTTGACCGCGGCGGCCCGTTCGCACGGCATCACCGTCGTCCTGGCCACGCACGACGCGGAGACGGCCGCCCTGGCCGACCGTACGGTCGCGCTGCTGGACGGGCGGAGCGTCCGTACCGTGCACCTGCCCGAAGCCGCCGGCACGGAAGGCCGGGCGGCGTGCTCGCTCTCCGTCTGA
- a CDS encoding VOC family protein — MYQQMIFVNLPVNDLDASKKFFTELGYTINPQFSDEKAASVVISDTIVAMLLTKPFYSTFTKKEIADATTTSEVLICLSAESREKVDELVDRAIAVGGTASGETQDHGFMYGRSFDDPDGHTWEVVWMDPAAVQG; from the coding sequence ATGTACCAGCAGATGATCTTCGTGAACCTGCCCGTGAACGACCTCGACGCCTCGAAGAAGTTCTTCACGGAGCTGGGCTACACGATCAACCCGCAGTTCAGCGACGAGAAGGCGGCCTCGGTGGTGATCAGCGACACCATCGTCGCGATGCTGCTCACCAAGCCGTTCTACTCGACCTTCACCAAGAAGGAGATCGCCGACGCGACGACGACCAGCGAGGTGCTGATCTGTCTGAGCGCCGAGAGCCGCGAGAAGGTCGACGAGCTGGTCGACCGGGCCATCGCGGTCGGCGGCACGGCGAGCGGCGAGACCCAGGACCACGGCTTCATGTACGGCCGCTCCTTCGACGACCCCGACGGCCACACCTGGGAGGTCGTGTGGATGGACCCGGCCGCGGTGCAGGGCTGA
- a CDS encoding LOG family protein, whose translation MHPTPAQPHRAAPDREIESLAEFDEVVAAHGSLARFRIQAVDLTGRTADLLRLDATGAVFLGCPMSPEAAARVRSSGALVFPPVPGLPFDPYRGFVYSPDELFESLAEGYEATPDARAYAWFQRTKADGDVFSSMLRAVHDDAVSDALDELLVGARVVGVMGGHAMERGTTAYAGAARLGRELTRAGYTVATGGGPGAMEAANLGAYTAPFADRMLDEALRLLAKAPSFRPSVTNWARAAFEVRERWPGGGESVGIPTWFYGHEPPNAFASHLAKYFANATREDGLLARSNAGVVFLPGAAGTVQEIFDNATPNYYESRGEPTAMVLVDEAHWTTELPAWGLLQALARGRAMESRIALVDRIEHAADTIKRLGS comes from the coding sequence GTGCATCCGACACCCGCCCAGCCGCACCGCGCCGCCCCGGACCGCGAGATAGAGTCCCTCGCCGAGTTCGACGAGGTGGTCGCCGCGCACGGCTCACTCGCCCGGTTCCGTATACAGGCGGTCGACCTGACCGGCCGCACCGCCGACCTCCTCCGCCTCGACGCCACCGGCGCCGTCTTCCTCGGCTGCCCGATGAGCCCCGAGGCCGCCGCCCGGGTCCGGTCGTCCGGCGCCCTGGTCTTCCCGCCCGTCCCGGGCCTCCCCTTCGATCCGTACCGCGGCTTCGTCTACTCACCCGACGAACTCTTCGAGTCCCTGGCCGAGGGGTACGAGGCGACGCCTGACGCCCGGGCCTACGCCTGGTTCCAGCGGACGAAGGCCGACGGTGACGTCTTCTCCTCCATGCTGCGCGCCGTCCACGACGACGCCGTATCCGACGCACTGGACGAACTCCTCGTCGGCGCCCGGGTCGTGGGCGTCATGGGCGGTCACGCGATGGAACGCGGGACCACCGCGTACGCCGGTGCGGCCCGGCTCGGCCGCGAGCTGACCCGCGCCGGATACACCGTCGCCACCGGCGGCGGACCGGGCGCGATGGAGGCAGCCAACCTCGGCGCGTACACCGCCCCCTTCGCCGACCGCATGCTCGACGAGGCCCTTCGACTGCTCGCCAAGGCGCCCTCGTTCCGGCCGTCCGTCACCAACTGGGCGCGGGCCGCCTTCGAGGTGCGCGAACGCTGGCCCGGTGGCGGGGAGTCGGTGGGCATCCCCACCTGGTTCTACGGCCACGAGCCGCCGAACGCCTTCGCCTCGCACCTCGCCAAGTACTTCGCCAACGCGACCCGCGAGGACGGACTACTGGCCCGCTCCAACGCCGGTGTGGTCTTCCTGCCGGGCGCGGCCGGGACCGTACAGGAGATCTTCGACAACGCGACCCCGAACTACTACGAGTCGCGCGGGGAGCCGACTGCGATGGTGCTCGTCGACGAGGCGCACTGGACGACGGAGTTGCCGGCATGGGGGTTGCTGCAAGCGCTGGCGCGGGGCCGTGCGATGGAGTCCCGAATCGCCCTCGTTGACCGGATCGAGCACGCCGCGGACACGATCAAACGTCTGGGCAGTTAA
- a CDS encoding LAETG motif-containing sortase-dependent surface protein, which translates to MSITRRSVRRSVRILGVASASAAVVLGLSSSALACNIRDFKAEAKCDGEKGLIVVTDTDASRVKATVTVFLEGDGGVETKVGEQEVTGSKEGTQVSFPENWKPDATYRVHIKAGKIVDEDIKPDLVTQSTACKTEESKSPTPTASTKPSPSESTPAESATPTPSESESSSAPAGTSSNAPSPAAGDSNLAETGANSNTGLIAGVAGALVVVGGGAVFFGMRRRGTRGNG; encoded by the coding sequence GTGTCCATAACTCGCCGCAGCGTACGCCGTTCCGTGCGCATCCTCGGTGTTGCGTCCGCCTCCGCCGCGGTGGTGCTGGGTCTGTCCAGCTCCGCTCTCGCGTGCAACATCCGTGACTTCAAGGCCGAAGCCAAGTGCGACGGCGAAAAGGGCCTCATCGTCGTCACCGACACCGACGCCTCCCGCGTCAAGGCCACCGTCACCGTCTTCCTGGAGGGTGACGGCGGCGTCGAGACCAAGGTGGGCGAGCAGGAGGTCACCGGTTCGAAGGAGGGGACCCAGGTCTCCTTCCCGGAGAACTGGAAGCCCGACGCGACCTACCGCGTCCACATCAAGGCCGGGAAGATCGTCGACGAGGACATCAAGCCCGACCTGGTGACCCAGTCGACCGCCTGCAAGACCGAGGAGAGCAAGTCTCCGACGCCGACGGCCTCCACCAAGCCGTCGCCGTCCGAGTCCACCCCGGCCGAGTCGGCGACGCCGACCCCGTCGGAGTCCGAGTCGAGCTCCGCCCCGGCGGGCACGTCGAGCAACGCGCCGTCCCCGGCGGCCGGTGACTCGAACCTCGCCGAGACCGGTGCCAACTCCAACACCGGCCTGATCGCCGGTGTCGCGGGTGCCCTCGTCGTCGTCGGCGGTGGCGCGGTCTTCTTCGGCATGCGCCGACGTGGAACGCGCGGCAACGGCTGA
- a CDS encoding ABC transporter ATP-binding protein has translation MLLSLDAATVRFGERAALDAVGLDVAEHEVVCVLGPSGSGKSTLLRAVAGLQPLHSGRVLLDGRDRTRTPAHRRGVGLMFQDHQLFPQRDVGANVAFGLRMHGVAKGERDAEVGRLLALVGLPGAARRAVAALSGGEQQRVALARALAPRPRILLLDEPLGQLDRSLRERLVVELRELFGRLGTTVLAVTHDQGEAFALADRVVVMRDGRIAQSGTPLEVWQRPADAFVARFLGFDNVVPATVVGSAADSPWGKVPVPDGSPQGNRTLLVRPAGVRLVASDAGLPCTVTARTFRGTHVAVHLQPQDGPRLEAACALRDAPEAGDPVGVEFDAAEIVVLD, from the coding sequence ATGCTGCTGAGCCTCGATGCCGCGACCGTGCGCTTCGGTGAGCGGGCCGCGCTCGACGCGGTCGGCCTCGACGTCGCCGAGCACGAGGTGGTGTGTGTGCTCGGGCCCAGCGGCAGTGGCAAGTCGACGCTGCTGCGGGCGGTGGCCGGGCTCCAGCCGCTGCACTCCGGGCGGGTGCTGCTGGACGGCCGCGACCGGACGCGCACGCCCGCGCACCGGCGCGGGGTCGGCCTGATGTTCCAGGACCACCAGCTCTTCCCGCAGCGGGACGTCGGCGCGAACGTGGCCTTCGGGCTGCGCATGCACGGGGTCGCCAAGGGCGAACGGGACGCCGAGGTGGGCCGGTTGCTGGCGCTGGTCGGGCTGCCGGGGGCGGCCCGGCGGGCCGTGGCCGCGCTGTCCGGCGGGGAGCAGCAGCGGGTGGCCCTCGCCCGGGCGCTCGCGCCCCGGCCCCGGATCCTCCTGCTGGACGAGCCGCTCGGCCAGCTCGACCGCTCCCTGCGGGAACGGCTGGTCGTCGAGTTGCGGGAGCTGTTCGGCCGGCTGGGGACGACCGTGCTCGCCGTCACCCACGACCAAGGCGAGGCGTTCGCGCTGGCCGACCGGGTGGTGGTGATGCGGGACGGGCGGATCGCGCAGTCCGGGACGCCCCTGGAGGTGTGGCAGCGGCCCGCCGACGCGTTCGTGGCCCGCTTCCTCGGCTTCGACAACGTGGTCCCGGCGACCGTCGTCGGCTCGGCCGCCGACAGCCCCTGGGGCAAGGTGCCGGTCCCCGACGGCTCGCCGCAGGGGAACCGCACGCTCCTCGTCCGGCCCGCCGGGGTACGGCTCGTGGCGTCCGACGCCGGCCTGCCCTGCACGGTGACCGCCCGCACCTTCAGGGGCACCCATGTGGCGGTCCACCTCCAGCCCCAGGACGGGCCCCGTCTGGAGGCGGCCTGCGCGCTCCGGGACGCGCCGGAGGCCGGGGACCCGGTCGGCGTGGAGTTCGACGCCGCGGAGATCGTCGTACTCGACTGA
- a CDS encoding iron ABC transporter permease → MALPVAFFALFFAWPVAAIVTRGLKADGAWRFGRIVDVVTQPDIRHVLWFTTWQALASTALTLLLALPAAHVFARLDFPGKQLLRAVVTVPFVLPTVVVGSAFLALVGHNGLLDELWGVRLDTTVWAILLAHVFFNYAVVVRTVGGLWSQLDPRQEEAARMLGASPLTAWRKVTLPALAPAVAAAALMVFLFTFTSFGVVQILGGPAFSTLEVEIYRQTSEVFDLSTAAVLTLVQFAAVGAILAVHAWTVRRRETALRLVDPKTTVRRPRGFGQWALLAGVLATVAVLLLLPLAVLVRRSLDGWGLGYYRALTDSDGGTFLVAPVQAVWTSLEYALAATAIAVVIGGLAAAALARRDAGRLVRGFDALLMLPLGVSAVTVGFGFLIALDKPPLDLRQSWILVPLAQALVGAPFVVRTMLPVLRAVDGRLREAAAVLGASPWRAWREVDLPMVRRALLVAAGFAFAVSLGEFGATVFIARPDNPTLPVAVARLLSRPGELNYGQAMALSTILMMVCAAALLVLERLRTDRTGEF, encoded by the coding sequence ATGGCCCTGCCCGTCGCGTTCTTCGCGCTGTTCTTCGCCTGGCCCGTGGCCGCGATCGTCACGCGCGGGCTGAAGGCGGACGGCGCCTGGCGATTCGGGCGGATCGTGGACGTGGTCACCCAGCCGGACATCCGGCACGTGCTGTGGTTCACCACCTGGCAGGCGCTCGCCTCCACCGCGCTCACCCTGCTGCTCGCGCTGCCCGCCGCCCATGTCTTCGCCCGCCTCGACTTCCCGGGCAAACAGCTGCTGCGGGCCGTCGTCACGGTTCCGTTCGTGCTGCCCACCGTCGTCGTCGGCAGCGCCTTCCTGGCGCTGGTCGGCCACAACGGGCTGCTGGACGAGCTGTGGGGGGTACGGCTGGACACCACGGTGTGGGCGATCCTGCTGGCCCACGTCTTCTTCAACTACGCGGTCGTCGTCCGCACGGTCGGCGGGCTCTGGTCCCAGCTCGACCCCCGCCAGGAGGAGGCCGCCCGGATGCTGGGCGCCTCACCGCTCACGGCCTGGCGCAAGGTCACCCTGCCCGCGCTCGCGCCCGCCGTGGCCGCCGCCGCCCTGATGGTGTTCCTGTTCACCTTCACCTCCTTCGGGGTCGTGCAGATCCTCGGCGGACCGGCCTTCTCCACCCTCGAAGTGGAGATCTACCGGCAGACCTCCGAGGTCTTCGACCTGTCCACGGCCGCCGTCCTCACCCTCGTCCAGTTCGCCGCGGTCGGCGCGATCCTCGCCGTGCACGCCTGGACCGTACGGCGGCGCGAGACCGCCCTGCGGCTCGTCGACCCGAAGACGACCGTCCGCCGGCCGCGCGGGTTCGGGCAGTGGGCGCTGCTCGCCGGGGTCCTCGCCACCGTCGCGGTGCTGCTGCTCCTGCCGCTCGCCGTACTCGTCCGGCGTTCCCTCGACGGCTGGGGCCTCGGCTACTACCGGGCCCTGACCGATTCCGACGGCGGTACGTTCCTGGTGGCGCCCGTGCAGGCCGTGTGGACCTCGCTCGAGTACGCCCTCGCCGCCACCGCCATCGCCGTGGTGATCGGAGGTCTCGCCGCCGCCGCGCTGGCCCGCCGGGACGCGGGACGGCTGGTACGGGGTTTCGACGCGCTGCTGATGCTGCCGCTCGGCGTGTCCGCCGTGACCGTCGGCTTCGGCTTCCTGATCGCGCTCGACAAGCCGCCGCTGGATCTGCGCCAGTCCTGGATCCTGGTGCCGCTGGCCCAGGCGCTGGTGGGCGCCCCCTTCGTCGTACGGACCATGCTGCCCGTGCTGCGCGCGGTGGACGGGCGGCTGCGGGAGGCGGCGGCCGTGCTCGGCGCGTCCCCCTGGCGGGCGTGGCGTGAGGTGGACCTGCCGATGGTGCGGCGGGCGCTGCTGGTCGCGGCCGGCTTCGCGTTCGCGGTGTCCCTCGGCGAGTTCGGCGCGACCGTGTTCATCGCGCGTCCCGACAACCCGACGCTCCCGGTGGCGGTGGCCCGGCTGCTGAGCCGCCCCGGAGAGCTCAACTACGGCCAGGCGATGGCCCTTTCGACCATTCTCATGATGGTCTGCGCCGCTGCGCTGCTGGTGCTGGAGCGGCTGCGCACCGACCGGACGGGGGAGTTCTGA
- a CDS encoding thiamine ABC transporter substrate binding subunit translates to MHNKTLVAVAVGLGLISLSACGSGESKASGDSRTVTLVSHDSWAVSKKVQRDFEKQSGYKLRILEDGDAGQAVNKAILTKDHPQGDVFFGVDNTLLSRALDNGLFQPYTAKGLDKVGAPYQLDKDKHRVTPVDYGDICVNYDKAWFSKHKLAPPRTFADLAEPAYKNLLVTENAATSSPGLGFLLGSAAEYGDQGWQDYWKKLKANGVKVVDGWEQAYSQEFSGSTGGRKAGGDRPLVVSYASSPPAEVIYAKKRPGTAPTGVATGTCFRQIEFAGLLDNARNTKGGKAFIDFLVSKEFQEDMPLNMYVYPVVRGAGVPTEFTEYGPAAEHPETMAPGKIAANRDQWVKSWTSLVLR, encoded by the coding sequence GTGCACAACAAGACCTTGGTGGCCGTGGCGGTCGGGCTCGGCCTGATCAGCCTGTCCGCGTGCGGTTCCGGCGAGAGCAAGGCGTCCGGTGACAGCAGGACCGTTACCCTGGTCAGCCACGACTCGTGGGCCGTCTCCAAGAAGGTGCAACGGGACTTCGAGAAGCAGTCCGGCTACAAGCTCAGGATCCTCGAGGACGGCGACGCCGGCCAGGCCGTCAACAAGGCCATCCTGACCAAGGACCATCCGCAGGGCGACGTCTTCTTCGGCGTCGACAACACCCTGCTCTCCCGCGCCCTCGACAACGGGCTGTTCCAGCCCTACACGGCCAAGGGCCTCGACAAGGTCGGCGCCCCGTACCAGCTGGACAAGGACAAGCACCGGGTCACGCCCGTCGACTACGGCGACATCTGCGTCAACTACGACAAGGCCTGGTTCAGCAAGCACAAGCTGGCCCCGCCGCGGACCTTCGCGGACCTCGCCGAGCCCGCGTACAAGAACCTCCTCGTCACCGAGAACGCGGCCACCTCCTCGCCCGGCCTCGGCTTCCTGCTCGGCAGCGCCGCCGAGTACGGCGACCAGGGCTGGCAGGACTACTGGAAGAAGCTCAAGGCCAACGGCGTCAAGGTGGTCGACGGCTGGGAGCAGGCCTACTCCCAGGAGTTCTCCGGCTCCACCGGAGGCAGGAAGGCCGGCGGTGACCGCCCGCTCGTGGTCTCGTACGCCTCCTCGCCGCCCGCCGAGGTGATCTACGCCAAGAAGCGGCCCGGCACCGCCCCGACCGGAGTCGCCACCGGCACCTGCTTCCGGCAGATCGAGTTCGCCGGGCTGCTCGACAACGCGCGGAACACCAAGGGCGGCAAGGCGTTCATCGACTTCCTGGTCTCCAAGGAGTTCCAGGAGGACATGCCGCTGAACATGTACGTCTACCCGGTGGTGCGGGGAGCCGGGGTGCCCACCGAGTTCACCGAGTACGGCCCGGCCGCCGAGCACCCCGAGACCATGGCGCCCGGGAAGATCGCCGCCAACCGCGACCAGTGGGTCAAGTCGTGGACGTCGCTCGTACTGAGGTAG
- the rlmN gene encoding 23S rRNA (adenine(2503)-C(2))-methyltransferase RlmN, which yields MPKPGELIFVAPRGAKKPPRHLADLSPAERKDAVAEIGEKPFRAKQLSQHYFARYAHDPEQWTDIPAGARGRLQEALFPELMTVVRHLSTDQGTTRKTLWRLFDGTLVESVLMRYPDRVTMCISSQAGCGMNCPFCATGQAGLDRNLSTAEIVHQIVDGMRALRDGEVPGGPARLSNIVFMGMGEPLANYKRVVGAIRALTDPAPDGLGLSQRGITVSTVGLVPAIHRFADEGFKCRLAISLHAPDDELRDTLVPVNTRWKVREVLDAGFDYVEKSGRRLSIEYALIRDINDQAWRGDRLGRLLKGKPVHVNLIPLNPTPGSKWTASRPEDEKAFVEAIAAHGVPVTVRDTRGQEIDGACGQLAATER from the coding sequence ATGCCTAAGCCCGGAGAACTCATCTTTGTCGCGCCGCGCGGAGCCAAGAAGCCGCCGCGGCATCTCGCCGACCTCTCGCCCGCCGAGCGCAAGGACGCGGTGGCCGAGATCGGGGAGAAGCCGTTCCGTGCCAAGCAGCTCTCGCAGCACTACTTCGCGCGGTACGCGCACGACCCCGAGCAGTGGACCGACATCCCCGCCGGGGCGCGCGGCAGGCTGCAGGAGGCGCTGTTCCCGGAGCTGATGACCGTCGTACGGCATCTGTCGACCGACCAGGGGACCACGCGCAAGACGCTGTGGCGGCTGTTCGACGGGACGCTCGTGGAGTCCGTGCTGATGCGGTACCCGGACCGGGTCACCATGTGCATCAGCTCGCAGGCCGGGTGCGGGATGAACTGCCCGTTCTGCGCCACCGGCCAGGCCGGCCTCGACCGGAACCTGTCCACCGCCGAGATCGTCCACCAGATCGTGGACGGCATGCGGGCGCTGCGCGACGGCGAGGTGCCCGGCGGTCCGGCGCGGCTGTCCAACATCGTCTTCATGGGGATGGGCGAGCCGCTCGCCAACTACAAGCGGGTCGTGGGCGCCATCCGCGCGCTGACCGATCCGGCCCCGGACGGGCTCGGTCTGTCCCAGCGCGGTATCACCGTCTCCACCGTCGGGCTGGTGCCGGCCATCCACCGGTTCGCCGACGAGGGCTTCAAGTGCCGGCTCGCGATCTCCCTGCACGCCCCCGACGACGAGCTGCGCGACACCCTCGTCCCCGTGAACACGCGGTGGAAGGTGCGCGAGGTGCTGGACGCCGGGTTCGACTACGTCGAGAAGAGCGGCCGCCGGCTGTCGATCGAGTACGCGCTGATCCGGGACATCAACGACCAGGCCTGGCGCGGCGACCGGCTCGGCCGGCTGCTCAAGGGCAAGCCGGTGCACGTCAACCTGATCCCGCTCAACCCGACTCCCGGTTCCAAGTGGACCGCCTCCCGGCCGGAGGACGAGAAGGCGTTCGTCGAGGCCATCGCCGCGCACGGCGTACCCGTCACGGTCCGGGACACCCGTGGCCAGGAGATCGACGGAGCCTGCGGTCAGCTCGCCGCGACCGAGCGGTAA
- a CDS encoding lipocalin-like domain-containing protein: MSASEGTAGPPSRRGILRSALALGAATPLAACTTLNMEPTGGEATGNPGQPERLATTSAHSLFTLPEDHKWHAAGIYNGGLLEEWHYWTGYVTDQDTGEDLGLFYNVFNEGVSPGQTQRRFFFSLGNLKTHDFVWTERTLPEPLTATAPPGSDSLNDFLYSAQGGNTSFTTIHRAKADIWSLSFTSVTTNTNAKINMKVELRTHTPYGYIPMTPYGVENENTPWTGQADPQTMSSLSYYYGAPKQNITGTITIGNRTRRISGSMWFEHQWGNFSIAKFPWVAAYVWSALQFNDGSIFTYRQWYDQKNKPLLNIGRYVYATPSSGPSYGFGEAVQFEPLKTWKSPVSGRNYPVYARLRTPYGTWYYTPIFESYEMPFGYPPYGTGGHTIYEGASWIRKDSLTGPIIGKAFLELPNSLTETFPMLS, from the coding sequence ATGAGCGCCAGTGAAGGCACGGCCGGGCCGCCCAGCCGCCGCGGCATCCTGCGCTCCGCGCTGGCACTGGGCGCTGCCACACCCCTGGCAGCCTGCACGACGCTCAACATGGAGCCCACCGGCGGCGAGGCCACCGGGAATCCGGGCCAGCCGGAGCGCCTCGCCACCACCTCGGCCCACTCTCTGTTCACCCTGCCCGAGGACCACAAGTGGCACGCGGCCGGCATCTACAACGGCGGCCTGCTGGAGGAGTGGCACTACTGGACCGGATACGTCACCGACCAGGACACCGGCGAAGACCTCGGGCTCTTCTACAACGTCTTCAACGAGGGCGTCTCCCCAGGCCAGACGCAACGTCGCTTCTTCTTCTCCCTGGGCAACCTCAAGACGCACGACTTCGTCTGGACGGAACGGACCCTGCCCGAACCGCTGACCGCGACCGCCCCTCCGGGATCCGACTCGCTCAACGACTTCCTCTACAGCGCACAGGGCGGGAACACCAGCTTCACCACGATCCACCGCGCCAAAGCCGACATCTGGTCGCTGAGTTTCACGAGCGTGACGACCAACACCAACGCGAAGATCAACATGAAGGTGGAGCTCAGGACCCACACTCCGTACGGCTACATCCCCATGACGCCGTACGGCGTGGAGAACGAGAACACGCCCTGGACCGGGCAGGCCGACCCGCAGACGATGTCCTCGCTCTCCTACTACTACGGCGCCCCGAAACAGAACATCACCGGCACCATCACCATCGGCAACCGCACGCGACGGATCAGCGGCTCGATGTGGTTCGAGCACCAGTGGGGGAACTTCTCCATCGCGAAATTCCCGTGGGTGGCGGCGTACGTGTGGTCGGCGCTCCAGTTCAACGACGGCTCGATCTTCACCTACCGGCAGTGGTACGACCAGAAGAACAAGCCGCTGCTGAACATCGGCCGCTACGTGTACGCAACCCCCAGCAGCGGCCCCTCCTACGGGTTCGGCGAAGCCGTGCAGTTCGAACCCCTCAAGACCTGGAAGTCACCCGTCAGCGGACGCAACTACCCGGTCTACGCACGCCTGCGCACCCCCTACGGCACCTGGTACTACACCCCGATCTTCGAAAGCTACGAGATGCCGTTCGGCTACCCCCCGTACGGCACAGGCGGGCACACCATCTACGAGGGAGCCTCCTGGATCCGCAAGGACTCCCTCACCGGGCCGATCATCGGGAAGGCGTTCCTCGAACTGCCCAACTCCCTCACCGAGACCTTCCCCATGCTCTCGTAG
- a CDS encoding NUDIX hydrolase translates to MAPNAQEAKMAHPRMAAGALFFDAAGRVLMVEPTYKDYWEIPGGYVETGESPLHAAIREVQEELGITTPPIGRLLAVDWAPNEAEGDKVLYLFDGGRLSQEDLAQITLQPDELKSFEFLSPEQITERTIPRLARRVLAATAARNEAAPVSLEHGQKPGGKAA, encoded by the coding sequence ATGGCGCCGAATGCACAGGAAGCGAAGATGGCGCACCCGCGCATGGCAGCGGGTGCGCTCTTCTTTGATGCCGCGGGACGGGTCCTCATGGTGGAACCCACGTACAAGGACTACTGGGAGATCCCCGGCGGATACGTCGAGACTGGCGAGTCCCCGCTGCACGCTGCCATCCGCGAGGTCCAGGAGGAGCTGGGCATCACCACCCCGCCCATCGGGCGCCTGCTCGCGGTCGACTGGGCCCCGAATGAGGCCGAGGGCGACAAGGTGCTGTACCTGTTCGACGGCGGCCGGCTCAGCCAGGAGGACCTGGCACAGATCACCTTGCAGCCCGACGAGCTGAAGAGCTTCGAGTTCCTCTCCCCGGAGCAGATCACCGAGCGCACGATCCCACGACTGGCCCGACGCGTCCTCGCAGCGACAGCAGCCCGAAACGAGGCCGCACCGGTCTCCCTCGAACACGGGCAGAAACCCGGCGGCAAGGCCGCATGA
- a CDS encoding XRE family transcriptional regulator, whose translation MVDLLAEPTLLEWTADSGTRTVPALRSALMNYRQLTPLLGVTTEGEATSLDELRASVGEVWDAYQDSRYAFATRRLPLLLADALIAAQAYEGREREQAHELMAMTYQGAAMVLTKIGETDLAWIAADRGLAAAQQSGNAVVTGSLFRSVAHCLLSNGRFDAATQLVGDAGEYLRPGMDNASPEFLSIYGTLFLAGSIAAARAEDRATTQAFITEADRAAQRLGTDANHVWTAFGPTNVAIHRVATAAELGDMQVAVDLGPQIDTSGLPTERRTRHNLEVARALSAHNRMDDALAKILEAESWAPEQVRSHYLARELVLTWVRNQRGKPSRSLADLADRPHVV comes from the coding sequence GTGGTCGACCTGCTCGCCGAGCCGACCCTGCTGGAGTGGACAGCCGACAGCGGCACCCGCACGGTGCCGGCGCTTCGCTCGGCGCTGATGAACTACCGCCAGCTCACTCCGCTGTTGGGGGTCACCACCGAGGGCGAGGCGACCTCGCTCGACGAACTCCGTGCCAGCGTCGGTGAGGTCTGGGACGCCTACCAGGACTCCCGTTACGCGTTCGCCACCCGCCGTCTGCCGTTGCTGCTGGCCGACGCGCTCATTGCGGCCCAGGCCTACGAAGGCCGGGAACGCGAGCAGGCGCACGAACTCATGGCGATGACCTATCAGGGCGCGGCCATGGTGCTCACCAAGATCGGAGAGACCGACCTTGCATGGATCGCGGCCGACCGCGGCCTGGCCGCAGCCCAGCAGTCCGGCAATGCGGTGGTGACCGGGTCCCTGTTCCGCTCCGTGGCTCACTGCCTGCTGTCCAACGGCCGCTTCGATGCCGCCACACAACTCGTCGGAGACGCCGGCGAGTACCTCCGCCCCGGCATGGACAATGCAAGCCCCGAGTTTCTGTCCATCTACGGGACACTGTTCCTCGCGGGCTCCATCGCAGCGGCCCGAGCGGAGGACCGCGCAACCACTCAGGCCTTCATCACGGAGGCCGACCGGGCGGCGCAGCGCCTCGGAACCGATGCCAACCATGTCTGGACCGCTTTCGGCCCGACGAACGTGGCCATCCACCGAGTGGCGACCGCCGCAGAGCTGGGAGACATGCAGGTCGCCGTCGACCTGGGCCCGCAGATCGACACCAGCGGCCTGCCGACCGAGCGCCGGACCCGGCACAACCTCGAGGTGGCCCGAGCCCTCAGCGCCCACAACCGCATGGACGACGCACTGGCCAAGATCCTGGAAGCGGAGAGCTGGGCCCCCGAGCAGGTACGAAGCCACTACCTCGCGCGCGAGCTCGTACTCACCTGGGTGCGGAACCAGCGAGGCAAGCCCAGCCGCAGTCTGGCGGACCTGGCCGACAGGCCGCATGTCGTCTGA